Proteins co-encoded in one Prunus persica cultivar Lovell chromosome G6, Prunus_persica_NCBIv2, whole genome shotgun sequence genomic window:
- the LOC18772294 gene encoding enoyl-[acyl-carrier-protein] reductase [NADH], chloroplastic: MATTAASSLQMATARPCMSSSRRAFVSSAAMLNGNFKLASWTKLSSACHIASAQPFHRSFTSSSLKMDKFVTKAMAGASENKPASGLPIDLKGKRAFIAGVADDNGYGWAIAKSLAAAGAEILVGTWVPALNIFESSLRRGKFDESRVLPDGSLMEITKIYPLDAVFDNPEDVPEDIKTNKRYAGSSKWTVQEAAESVKSDFGSIDILVHSLANGPEVVKPLLETSRKGYLAALSASSYSYVSLLKHFLPIINPGGSSISLTYIASERIIPGYGGGMSSAKAALESDTRVLAFEAGRRKGIRVNAISAGPLRSRAAKAIGFIDMMIDYSSANAPLQKELSAEEVGNTAAFLASPLASAITGGVIYVDNGLNAMGVGVDSPIFEKLDIPKAQH, from the exons ATGGCAACAACTGCTGCTTCCAGCCTGCAAATGGCAACTGCCAGACCCTGCATGTCCTCTTCTCGTAGAGCTTTTGTGTCAAGTGCTGCAATGCTTAATGGTAATTTTAAGCTGGCTTCATGGACTAAGCTTTCGAGTGCATGCCATATAGCATCTGCACAACCTTTCCACCGGAGCTTTACATCATCATCTCTAAAAATGGATAAGTTTGTTACAAAGGCGATGGCTGGAGCTAGTGAAAACAAGCCTGCCTCAGGGTTGCCAATTGATTTGAAag GTAAGAGGGCATTTATCGCTGGTGTAGCTGATGATAATGGATATGGTTGGGCAATTGCAAAATCTCTAGCTGCTGCAGGTGCTGAAATTCTTGTGGGCACGTGGGTGCCT GCTCTGAACATCTTTGAGTCCAGCCTGCGACGTGGAAAGTTTGATGAATCACGCGT GTTACCAGATGGTTCTTTAATGGAGATTACCAAGATATATCCCCTAGATGCTGTTTTTGACAACCCTGAGGATGTTCCAGAGGAT ataaaaacaaataagcgCTATGCAGGATCCAGTAAATGGACTGTCCAG GAAGCTGCTGAATCTGTCAAGAGTGATTTTGGCAGCATTGACATTCTTGTGCACTCACTTGCAAATGGACCAGAG GTAGTTAAACCTCTGCTGGAGACATCGAGAAAGGGATATCTTGCTGCTCTATCCGCATCGAGTTATTCCTATGTTTCTCTACTCAAGCATTTCCTCCCGATAATTAATCCAG GTGGTTCATCAATTTCTCTTACATATATTGCTTCCGAGAGGATCATTCCTGG ATATGGTGGAGGTATGAGCTCTGCAAAAGCTGCTCTTGAGAGTGACACTCGA GTTCTTGCTTTTGAAGCTGGGAGAAGGAAGGGAATTAGAGTCAACGCAATATCTGCTG GTCCACTGAGAAGCCGTGCTGCAAAAGCAATAGGATTTATTGATATGATGATTGACTATTCCTCAGCCAATGCACCTCTACAAAAAGAACTGTCTGCAG AGGAGGTAGGGAACACAGCTGCGTTCTTGGCATCACCTTTGGCCTCTGCCATTACTGGCGGTGTTATATATGTAGACAATGGTTTGAATGCAATGGGTGTGGGAGTTGACAGTCCAATTTTCGAGAAACTCGATATTCCAAAGGCTCAGCACTGA
- the LOC18773703 gene encoding protein NRT1/ PTR FAMILY 7.1 isoform X1, which yields MASSVDLLNFTNEAARKQQVREDNRCTGESETVNRNLYEVEQKVIAGKSKTSLIRKSTGGWKFASLLLVNQGLATLAFFGVGVNLVLFLTRVLDQENAVAANSVSKWTGTVYLCSLIGAFLSDSYWGRYLTCAIFQLIFVVGLVLLSLSSWLFLFHPSGCGDGEIVCMPASPVGVAIFYLSIYLVAFGYGGYQPTIATFGADQFDEANPKEGASKAVFFCYFYFALNVGSLFSNTILVYYEDTGKWTLGFVVSLGSAIIALLSFLLGTPGYRYLKPCGNPLPRVAQVFVAAARKWDIVPVNSDDLYEVEGPDSAIKGSRKIYHSNEIEFLDKAATITEDDLCGPKNPWRLCTVTQVEEAKCVLKMLPIWLCTIIYSVVFTQMASLFVEQGDVMKSNFGNFHLPAASMSAFDICSVLICTGIYRQVLVPLAGKLSGNTKGISELKRMGIGLVIGMLAMVAAGATEIARLKHVLPGEKISSLNIFWQIPQYVLVGASEVFMYVGQLEFFNGQAPDGIKSFGSSLCMASMSLGNYASSFLVNMVMGITARGKDPGWIPDDLNTGHLDRFYFLIAALTAFDFVIYVFCAKWYKSINLEGSEKEIQIIEIQQDVVLRRV from the exons ATGGCCAGTTCTGTGGATTTACTCAACTTTACTAACGAGGCTGCGCGAAAG caGCAGGTGAGAGAAGACAACAGATGCACCGGAGAATCAGAAACTGTGAACCGAAACTTATATGAAGTCGAACAGAAGGTGATAGCTGGTAAAAGTAAGACATCCCTTATTAGAAAGAGCACAGGAGGGTGGAAATTTGCAAGCCTCTTACTAG TGAATCAAGGGCTAGCAACTctagctttctttggtgttggTGTGaacttggttttgtttttaaccaGAGTTCTTGATCAAGAGAATGCCGTTGCCGCCAACAGTGTCAGCAAGTGGACTGGAACTGTTTATTTGTGTTCCTTAATTGGTGCATTTCTCAGTGATTCGTACTGGGGTCGTTACTTAACCTGCGCTATCTTTCAGCTCATCTTCGTAGtg GGCTTGGTGCTGTTATCTCTTTCATCTTGGCTCTTCTTGTTCCACCCTTCTGGTTGTGGTGATGGAGAAATAGTGTGCATGCCTGCATCCCCAGTAGGTGTTGCTATCTTCTATTTGTCCATATATTTGGTTGCATTTGGATATGGCGGGTACCAGCCAACTATAGCAACCTTTGGAGCTGACCAATTTGATGAGGCAAATCCTAAAGAGGGAGCTTCAAAAGCAGTTTTCTTTTGCTATTTCTACTTTGCACTCAATGTTGGGTCTCTTTTCTCAAACACCATATTGGTCTATTATGAGGATACTGGCAAATGGACTCTGGGGTTTGTGGTGTCATTGGGGTCTGCTATCATAGCCCTTTTGTCCTTTTTGTTAGGGACACCAGGGTATAGGTACCTAAAACCATGTGGCAACCCTTTACCACGTGTCGCTCAGGTATTCGTCGCTGCAGCTAGGAAATGGGATATTGTTCCAGTAAACTCGGATGACCTGTATGAGGTGGAAGGACCAGACTCTGCAATCAAAGGGAGTAGAAAGATTTACCACAGCAATGAGATTGA GTTTTTGGACAAGGCAGCAACAATCACTGAGGATGATCTGTGTGGCCCTAAGAATCCATGGAGGCTCTGCACCGTAACTCAAGTCGAGGAAGCCAAATGCGTCCTGAAAATGCTACCCATTTGGCTTTGTACTATAATTTACTCTGTGGTCTTCACACAAATGGCTTCCCTTTTTGTAGAGCAAGGGGATGTGATGAAATCCAACTTTGGAAATTTTCACCTCCCAGCTGCTAGCATGTCTGCTTTTGATATATGCAGTGTCCTCATCTGCACTGGAATTTATCGCCAAGTGCTTGTGCCTTTAGCTGGAAAGCTGAGTGGGAACACCAAAGGGATATCGGAGCTTAAGCGCATGGGGATAGGGCTCGTTATTGGCATGCTGGCAATGGTCGCAGCTGGTGCCACAGAGATTGCAAGGCTCAAGCATGTGCTGCCTGGTGAGAAAATAAGCTCTCTGAACATATTTTGGCAAATTCCACAGTATGTTCTTGTTGGTGCTTCTGAGGTTTTTATGTACGTTGGTCAACTTGAATTCTTCAATGGACAAGCCCCCGATGGGATAAAAAGCTTCGGAAGTTCACTCTGCATGGCTTCAATGTCGCTTGGGAATTACGCGAGCAGCTTTCTGGTTAACATGGTAATGGGGATTACAGCTAGAGGTAAAGACCCTGGTTGGATCCCAGATGATCTGAACACAGGTCACTTGGACAGATTCTACTTCCTAATTGCAGCATTAACAGCTTTCGACTTTGTGATTTACGTGTTTTGTGCTAAGTGGTACAAGTCCATTAACCTTGAGGGCTCTGAGAAGGAAATTCAGATCATTGAAATTCAACAAGATGTGGTGCTCAGAAGAGTTTAG
- the LOC18773703 gene encoding protein NRT1/ PTR FAMILY 7.1 isoform X2, which yields MASSVDLLNFTNEAARKQVREDNRCTGESETVNRNLYEVEQKVIAGKSKTSLIRKSTGGWKFASLLLVNQGLATLAFFGVGVNLVLFLTRVLDQENAVAANSVSKWTGTVYLCSLIGAFLSDSYWGRYLTCAIFQLIFVVGLVLLSLSSWLFLFHPSGCGDGEIVCMPASPVGVAIFYLSIYLVAFGYGGYQPTIATFGADQFDEANPKEGASKAVFFCYFYFALNVGSLFSNTILVYYEDTGKWTLGFVVSLGSAIIALLSFLLGTPGYRYLKPCGNPLPRVAQVFVAAARKWDIVPVNSDDLYEVEGPDSAIKGSRKIYHSNEIEFLDKAATITEDDLCGPKNPWRLCTVTQVEEAKCVLKMLPIWLCTIIYSVVFTQMASLFVEQGDVMKSNFGNFHLPAASMSAFDICSVLICTGIYRQVLVPLAGKLSGNTKGISELKRMGIGLVIGMLAMVAAGATEIARLKHVLPGEKISSLNIFWQIPQYVLVGASEVFMYVGQLEFFNGQAPDGIKSFGSSLCMASMSLGNYASSFLVNMVMGITARGKDPGWIPDDLNTGHLDRFYFLIAALTAFDFVIYVFCAKWYKSINLEGSEKEIQIIEIQQDVVLRRV from the exons ATGGCCAGTTCTGTGGATTTACTCAACTTTACTAACGAGGCTGCGCGAAAG CAGGTGAGAGAAGACAACAGATGCACCGGAGAATCAGAAACTGTGAACCGAAACTTATATGAAGTCGAACAGAAGGTGATAGCTGGTAAAAGTAAGACATCCCTTATTAGAAAGAGCACAGGAGGGTGGAAATTTGCAAGCCTCTTACTAG TGAATCAAGGGCTAGCAACTctagctttctttggtgttggTGTGaacttggttttgtttttaaccaGAGTTCTTGATCAAGAGAATGCCGTTGCCGCCAACAGTGTCAGCAAGTGGACTGGAACTGTTTATTTGTGTTCCTTAATTGGTGCATTTCTCAGTGATTCGTACTGGGGTCGTTACTTAACCTGCGCTATCTTTCAGCTCATCTTCGTAGtg GGCTTGGTGCTGTTATCTCTTTCATCTTGGCTCTTCTTGTTCCACCCTTCTGGTTGTGGTGATGGAGAAATAGTGTGCATGCCTGCATCCCCAGTAGGTGTTGCTATCTTCTATTTGTCCATATATTTGGTTGCATTTGGATATGGCGGGTACCAGCCAACTATAGCAACCTTTGGAGCTGACCAATTTGATGAGGCAAATCCTAAAGAGGGAGCTTCAAAAGCAGTTTTCTTTTGCTATTTCTACTTTGCACTCAATGTTGGGTCTCTTTTCTCAAACACCATATTGGTCTATTATGAGGATACTGGCAAATGGACTCTGGGGTTTGTGGTGTCATTGGGGTCTGCTATCATAGCCCTTTTGTCCTTTTTGTTAGGGACACCAGGGTATAGGTACCTAAAACCATGTGGCAACCCTTTACCACGTGTCGCTCAGGTATTCGTCGCTGCAGCTAGGAAATGGGATATTGTTCCAGTAAACTCGGATGACCTGTATGAGGTGGAAGGACCAGACTCTGCAATCAAAGGGAGTAGAAAGATTTACCACAGCAATGAGATTGA GTTTTTGGACAAGGCAGCAACAATCACTGAGGATGATCTGTGTGGCCCTAAGAATCCATGGAGGCTCTGCACCGTAACTCAAGTCGAGGAAGCCAAATGCGTCCTGAAAATGCTACCCATTTGGCTTTGTACTATAATTTACTCTGTGGTCTTCACACAAATGGCTTCCCTTTTTGTAGAGCAAGGGGATGTGATGAAATCCAACTTTGGAAATTTTCACCTCCCAGCTGCTAGCATGTCTGCTTTTGATATATGCAGTGTCCTCATCTGCACTGGAATTTATCGCCAAGTGCTTGTGCCTTTAGCTGGAAAGCTGAGTGGGAACACCAAAGGGATATCGGAGCTTAAGCGCATGGGGATAGGGCTCGTTATTGGCATGCTGGCAATGGTCGCAGCTGGTGCCACAGAGATTGCAAGGCTCAAGCATGTGCTGCCTGGTGAGAAAATAAGCTCTCTGAACATATTTTGGCAAATTCCACAGTATGTTCTTGTTGGTGCTTCTGAGGTTTTTATGTACGTTGGTCAACTTGAATTCTTCAATGGACAAGCCCCCGATGGGATAAAAAGCTTCGGAAGTTCACTCTGCATGGCTTCAATGTCGCTTGGGAATTACGCGAGCAGCTTTCTGGTTAACATGGTAATGGGGATTACAGCTAGAGGTAAAGACCCTGGTTGGATCCCAGATGATCTGAACACAGGTCACTTGGACAGATTCTACTTCCTAATTGCAGCATTAACAGCTTTCGACTTTGTGATTTACGTGTTTTGTGCTAAGTGGTACAAGTCCATTAACCTTGAGGGCTCTGAGAAGGAAATTCAGATCATTGAAATTCAACAAGATGTGGTGCTCAGAAGAGTTTAG
- the LOC18774568 gene encoding zinc finger CCCH domain-containing protein 14 codes for MDFGGGRKRGRLEAASFNGNGGFKKSKPEMESFTTGIGSKSKPCTKFFSTSGCPFGEGCHFLHYVPGGIKAVSQMTGSNPTLPPPPRNSAAPPSFPDGSSPPSVKTRLCNKYNTVEGCKFGDKCHFAHGEWELGRPTAQSYEDPRGGGGYPGRMGGGRMEPPQQTHGAAARFGATATAKISVDASLAGAIIGKNGVNSKQICRVTGAKLSIREHESDPKLRNIELEGTFDQIKDASAMVRELIVNVSSAAGPHMRNNPGMAASAPASNFKTKLCENFTKGTCTFGDRCHFAHGPEELRRQGM; via the exons ATGGACTTTGGAGGCGGGCGCAAGAGAGGCAGGCTCGAAGCTGCCTCCTTTAATGGCAATGGCGGCTTCAAGAAATCCAAGCCAG AAATGGAGTCCTTTACAACTGGTATAGGAAGCAAATCGAAGCCATGCACAAAGTTTTTCAG CACATCTGGGTGCCCTTTTGGTGAGGGATGTCACTTCTTGCATTATGTTCCTGGTGGCATCAAAGCGGTGTCTCAGATGACTGGTAGCAACCCaactcttcctcctcctcctagaAACTCAGCAGCCCCTCCATCATTTCCAGATGGTTCTTCTCCTCCATCTGTCAAGACCCGGTTGTGTAATAAGTACAACACAGTTGAAGGTTGCAAGTTTGGGGATAAATGCCATTTTGCGCATGGTGAGTGGGAGCTTGGGAGGCCCACTGCTCAATCCTATGAAGATCCTCGTGGTGGGGGAGGATATCCAGGCAGGATGGGAGGAGGTCGGATGGAGCCTCCCCAGCAAACTCATGGAGCTGCAGCGAGATTTGGAGCCACTGCCACAGCTAAGATCAGCGTTGATGCTTCACTTGCTGGAGCCATAATTGGGAAAAATGGTGTGAACTCAAAGCAAATATGTCGTGTGACTGGGGCAAAACTTTCTATAAGGGAGCATGAGTCAGATCCCAAGCTGAGAAACATTGAGCTTGAGGGTACCTTCGATCAAATTAAAGATGCCAGTGCTATGGTTCGTGAGCTTATTGTGAACGTGAGCTCAGCTGCTGGACCTCACATGAGGAACAACCCTGGTATGGCAGCCTCAGCGCCAGCAAGCAACTTCAAGACTAAGCTTTGTGAGAACTTTACTAAAGGCACATGCACGTTTGGGGACAGGTGCCACTTTGCACATGGACCTGAAGAATTGCGCAGGCAGGGGATGTGA
- the LOC18772306 gene encoding protein NRT1/ PTR FAMILY 7.1: MISEDNNRDAEVSGAVDTNIPENEQQVTTEITESKETKSPVQKSRGGWTLATILLANQGLATLAFFGVGVNLVLFLIRVLDQQNAAAANNVSKWTGTVYLFSLVGAFLSDSYWGRFLTCAIFQLILVLGLGLLSLSSWLYLIHPSGCGDGVTPCKPKSTVGVVMFYLSIYLIALGYGGHQPTIATFGADQFDETNPKQQSSKAAFFCYFYFALNVGSLFSNSILVYYEDKGFWTMGFLVSLGSAIVGLVSYLLAAPRYRYIKPSGNPLPRVAQVFVAAFRKWKVVPASPENLYEVEGSESAIKGSRKILHSKEIEFLDKAATITEMDQSGHNNPWRVCTVTQVEEAKCVLKMLPIWLCTIIYSVVFTQMASLFVEQGDVMESHIGNFHFPAASMSLFDIFSVLICTGIYRHIVVPVSGRLSGNPKGLSELQRMGIGLIIGLLSMVAAGATEVARLKHVQPGQKVSSLSIFWQIPQYVLVGASEIFMYVGQLEFFNGQAPDGIKSLGSSLCMASISLGNYVSSLLVTIVMMITARGENPGWIPNNLNEGHLDRFYFLIAILTALDFVVYVFCAKRYKGINLQGPELEMESIESPQEEVGINRV, encoded by the exons ATGATTAGCGAAGACAATAACCGAGACGCTGAAGTGTCGGGAGCTGTGGATACAAACATCCCTGAAAATGAACAGCAGGTGACAACTGAGATAACTGAGAGTAAGGAAACCAAATCCCCTGTTCAAAAGAGCAGAGGAGGATGGACCCTTGCAACTATCTTGCTAG CGAATCAAGGCCTAGCAACActagctttctttggtgttggTGTGAACCTGGTTTTGTTTCTAATCAGAGTTCTTGATCAACAAAATGCCGCGGCGGCAAATAATGTCAGCAAGTGGACTGGAACTGTTTATTTGTTCTCTCTTGTTGGAGCATTCCTCAGTGACTCCTATTGGGGTCGTTTCTTAACTTGCGCAATCTTTCAGCTCATCCTTGTGCTG GGCTTGGGGCTATTATCACTGTCATCTTGGCTCTACCTGATCCACCCGTCTGGTTGTGGTGACGGAGTAACTCCTTGCAAGCCAAAATCCACAGTGGGTGTTGTTATGTTTTACCTATCAATATATCTAATAGCACTTGGATACGGTGGGCACCAACCTACTATAGCAACATTTGGAGCAGACCAATTTGATGAGACAAATCCCAAACAACAGTCTTCAAAAGCAGCTTTCTTCTGCTATTTCTACTTTGCACTCAATGTTGGGTCTCTTTTCTCCAACAGCATCTTGGTTTATTATGAGGATAAAGGGTTCTGGACTATGGGGTTTCTGGTGTCATTAGGATCTGCTATCGTTGGCCTGGTGTCGTATTTGTTAGCAGCACCAAGGTACCGGTACATAAAACCGAGTGGCAACCCTTTGCCACGTGTAGCTCAGGTATTTGTGGCTGCATTTAGAAAATGGAAGGTTGTTCCAGCCAGCCCTGAGAATCTGTATGAGGTGGAAGGATCAGAATCTGCAATCAAAGGGAGTAGAAAGATTCTCCACAGTAAAGAGATTGA GTTTTTGGACAAGGCAGCAACAATAACAGAGATGGATCAAAGTGGCCACAATAATCCATGGAGGGTGTGCACTGTAACTCAAGTTGAGGAAGCCAAATGCGTTCTGAAAATGCTCCCCATTTGGCTTTGCACCATAATTTACTCAGTGGTGTTCACACAAATGGCTTCACTTTTTGTGGAGCAAGGTGATGTGATGGAATCACACATTGGAAATTTTCACTTCCCAGCTGCTAGCATGTCTCTTTTTGACATATTCAGTGTTCTTATCTGCACCGGGATTTATCGCCATATCGTTGTGCCTGTATCTGGAAGATTAAGTGGGAATCCAAAAGGCTTATCCGAGCTTCAAAGAATGGGAATAGGGCTCATTATTGGCTTGCTATCAATGGTTGCAGCTGGTGCCACAGAGGTGGCAAGGCTCAAACATGTGCAGCCTGGTCAGAAGGTAAGCTCACTTAGCATATTTTGGCAAATTCCACAATATGTCCTTGTTGGTGCTTCAGAAATTTTTATGTATGTTGGTCAACTTGAGTTCTTCAATGGACAAGCCCCAGATGGAATCAAAAGCCTTGGAAGTTCACTCTGCATGGCCTCCATATCTCTTGGTAATTATGTTAGCAGCTTGCTGGTTACCATCGTGATGATGATTACAGCTAGAGGTGAAAACCCTGGTTGGATCCCAAATAATCTGAATGAGGGTCACTTGGACAGATTCTACTTCCTAATTGCAATTCTAACAGCTTTGGACTTTGTAGTTTATGTGTTTTGTGCTAAGAGGTACAAGGGCATTAACCTCCAAGGCCCTGAGCTGGAAATGGAGAGCATTGAAAGTCCACAAGAGGAGGTGGGGATCAACAGAGTTTAG
- the LOC18772431 gene encoding non-structural maintenance of chromosomes element 4 homolog A has translation MPKSAKRQRTRSQSGDVDDAEQLRAVKRERVNANAGRVENESDLPSEQDSVQRRTLRSDYLAVKNLISEKRDDLMCPESERFCLIINKVEKLHEQVQKPREQVADAEALLDITNTLWTSVKSQSSAGISPSDFVTCVLNNFKQLNSSLASQEDAPVSIKWKDIGLAVAPIFKRAHGCCTMLGPMNTELKQRKAVVRSKHAKPTTTDRPDEIDDTQGEEKTDTDKNMSTMFDILRRNKRVRLEGLILNRKSFAQTVENLFALSFLVKDGRAEITVDANGSHLVSPRNAPAANLVASREVVYDHFVFRFDFKDWKLMKDMLPVGEELMPHRSPPNSLPASQEEPAAYSSQTALPTTPIRKLSRNRGRLVQEESVVEESPENDDAAGTNVVRRSKRKL, from the exons ATGCCCAAGTCTGCGAAACGCCAACGGACCCGAAGCCAAAGCGGGGACGTTGACGACGCCGAGCAACTCAGAGCCGTGAAGCGCGAGAGGGTCAACGCCAACGCCGGCCGAGTTGAAAATGAGTCGGATCTCCCGAGTGAGCAAGACTCCGTTCAACGGCGAACCCTTCGGTCCGACTACCTTGCCGTCAAGAACCTCATCAGTG AGAAAAGAGATGATTTAATGTGTCCAGAGTCGGAGAGGTTCTGTCTAATCATCAATAAAGTTGAGAAATTGCACGAGCAAG TTCAGAAGCCAAGGGAACAAGTAGCAGATGCAGAGGCGCTGCTGGACATCACTAACACACTGTGGACGTCTGTTAAGTCACAGTCCAGTGCAGGAATTAGCCCATCAGACTTTGTTACTTGTGTGCTTAATAATTTTAAGCAATTAAATAGTTCATTAGCCAGCCAAGAGGATGCGCCTGTCTCAATTAAGTGGAAGGATATTGGACTTGCTGTTGCACCCATTTTCAAGAGGGCTCATGGGTGTTGTACCAT GCTTGGACCCATGAATACCGAGTTGAAGCAAAGGAAGGCTGTGGTTCGCAGCAAACATGCAAAGCCTACCACAACTGATCGACCTGATGAG ATAGATGATACTCagggagaagaaaaaactgaTACTGACAAGAACATGTCAACAATGTTTGACATTCTTAGAAGGAACAAACGGGTTAGACTTGAAGGCTTGATACTAAATAGGAAGTCTTTTGCACAGACAGTGGAGAACTTATTTGCTCTGTCATTCTTAGTCAAAGATGGCCGGGCTGAAATAACTGTGGATGCAAATGGTTCTCATCTTGTTT cACCTAGGAATGCTCCTGCTGCCAATTTAGTGGCATCACGTGAGGTGGTTTATGATCATTTTGTGTTCCGATTTGATTTCAAGGACTGGAAG TTAATGAAGGATATGTTGCCTGTTGGTGAGGAGCTGATGCCACATAGAAGCCCGCCAAACTCCTTACCTGCATCTCAAGAGGAACCAGCAGCATACAGTTCCCAAACAGCCTTACCCACAACCCCGATTCGAAAACTTTCCAGAAATCGTGGCCGGCTTGTGCAGGAAGAGTCAGTTGTAGAAGAATCTCCTGAAAATGATGATGCTGCTGGAACCAATGTCGTTCGCAGGAGTAAGCGCAAGCTTTGA
- the LOC18774428 gene encoding AP2/ERF and B3 domain-containing transcription factor At1g51120, whose amino-acid sequence MEEDAASSMISRVQRNVALETSGSNDNDFGLLHPNKRARLDNDVSFAKFKGVVPQQNGHWGAQIYANHQRIWLGTFKSEKEAAMAYDSAAIKLRNGKDLHRNFPWTNFTIQEPDFQNHYTTDAIIKMIRDGSYPSKFDAFIRSQKQSQTEEMGKGNNSIRVHGDGKILSRQLFQKELTPSDVGKLNRLVIPKKYAVEYFPCICENVEENGVDDIELVFYDKLMRVWKFRYCYWKSSQSFVFTRGWNRFVKENNLKANDVITFYTCENDDQLREEDRESATFWLIDVMHIEGESKRSCLLEQEINKHECEDLQVKLELNLGGSSSYKFQQGECKYSEDHKASMADQKGFRLFGVNIN is encoded by the coding sequence ATGGAAGAAGATGCTGCATCAAGCATGATTTCAAGAGTCCAAAGAAATGTAGCTctcgaaacttctggttcaaaCGACAACGATTTTGGACTGCTTCATCCAAATAAGCGTGCGAGACTTGACAATGATGTCTCATTTGCAAAATTTAAAGGGGTTgtgccacaacaaaatggtcacTGGGGTGCACAAATATATGCAAACCACCAAAGAATTTGGCTTGGCACCTTCAAGTCCGAGAAGGAAGCTGCCATGGCTTACGATAGTGCGGCAATCAAGCTTCGAAATGGTAAAGATTTGCATAGAAATTTTCCATGGACCAATTTCACCATTCAAGAGCCTGATTTTCAAAACCATTACACAACAGATgcaataataaaaatgattaGGGATGGTTCCTATCCATCCAAATTTGATGCATTTATAAGGTCACAAAAACAATCACAAACTGAGGAAATGGGCAAGGGTAACAACTCAATTAGGGTGCATGGTGATGGGAAAATATTGTCTAGGCAACTCTTCCAAAAAGAATTGACACCAAGTGATGTGGGCAAGCTCAATAGGCTTgtaattcccaagaaatatgCTGTTGAGTATTTCCCTTGTatttgtgagaatgtggaagaaaatgggGTTGATGACATTGAGCTGGTTTTCTATGACAAGCTCATGAGGGTGTGGAAGTTTAGGTATTGCTATTGGAAGAGTAGCCAAAGCTTTGTGTTCACAAGGGGTTGGAATAGGTTTGTGAAGGAAAACAATTTGAAGGCAAATGATGTGATCACATTTTATACATGTGAGAATGATGATCAATTGAGAGAGGAAGACAGAGAAAGTGCTACATTTTGGTTAATTGATGTGATGCATATTGAGGGTGAAAGCAAGAGATCATGTTTGCTTGAGCAGGAGATCAATAAGCATGAGTGTGAGGATTTGCAGGTCAAATTGGAACTGAATTTGGGGGGAAGTAGCAGCTACAAGTTTCAGCAAGGTGAATGTAAGTATAGTGAAGATCACAAGGCATCCATGGCTGACCAAAAAGGATTTAGACTCTTTGGtgttaatattaattaa